The window CAGCTTTCCTCACAACTCGGGATTGATAACCAAACCGCGAGTCAGATATTGCCGCAAGTCGCGCCATTGATTCTAGGCGGTTTGAAGCGGCAGATGCAAGAGCGCGGCGGCGCGCCTCGCGTCGATCATATTCTCAACAAATACGGCAGTGCGGATGTGCTCAGCGACATTGCCGGGCTTTTTGGCATGCAGGCAAAAAATCAAAATGCCGACCCTCGCCTTGGCGGTTTGCTCGGCGATTCTGGCGTGCAAGCGGCCGGCCAGTTGTCCCAGCGCTTTGGCTTGAATATGGAAACCGCCATGAAAATCATTCCCATGTTGGCGCCGATTATTTTGGGCGCATTGTCGCAAAAACGTGACACCGCAGGCCTGGGCTCGACGGGCATTGCTTCGCTGCTCGATCAAGACGGCGATGGCGATATTCTAGACGATGTAGCAGGTTTCTTTACGCGCGCTGCAGGCGGTGGAGGAGCACAAGGCGGCTCATCACCTTTGGGCGGGCTGGGTGATTTGCTTGGCGCGGTGTTGGGCGGCGGCAAACGCTAGCATAACCAAAAAACTCGAGCAGCAAAACAAAAATCCCAATCAGGCAAACGTGATTGGGATTTTTTATTCATCGTTCACCGATTTCATCGGTATCAACCTGGCCCGAGAGCCGGCGTGTGAGGTGTGACCATGACATGCCGATTGTCAGCACCACCGCCATGACGATTAGAACGATATG of the Cytophagia bacterium CHB2 genome contains:
- a CDS encoding DUF937 domain-containing protein, encoding MANFIEELVGSLGPQVTKQLSSQLGIDNQTASQILPQVAPLILGGLKRQMQERGGAPRVDHILNKYGSADVLSDIAGLFGMQAKNQNADPRLGGLLGDSGVQAAGQLSQRFGLNMETAMKIIPMLAPIILGALSQKRDTAGLGSTGIASLLDQDGDGDILDDVAGFFTRAAGGGGAQGGSSPLGGLGDLLGAVLGGGKR